TGTCGATGGTAGATCATATGAAGGAAATATCTGGACCAAACGAAAGAGATACTAATTCCAAGCTTATGCTTCCGCCTAAGGGACGCCACATTAATTCTGGGCACAACAGTCAATTCTCTGTAGAAAATACCTCCATTCATGCAGACAAGAATGGATCAACTTCAGTTACCTCATACAAAGATGATAAGTCAGTTACCTCGTATAAAGATGATGAGCACAGCCACATTTATGGGCAGATGAGTGATTCAGCGAGCAGTACTTCTTATTCCTCTGAAGATAACGAAAGTAGTACTGTCACTGGTCTTGATTCCCCTGTCACTAaggtttgggatggaaaaaGTAATAGAAACCAGGCTGTTTCTTATGTTCATCACCCACTTGAAAATTTTGACAATCACAGTGCAAAGAAAAGGAATAAGAGCCATTCTCGGTATCCAAGATTATCCAGAGCCCAATCTGGCAGTAAAAGGTCTTGGCCAGGTGGTCAAAAAATACAAACGTGGCAGGAAGTTGAGAGAACAAGCTTTTTATCTGGAGATGGTCAAGACATACTTAATTCTTCAAAATCACATATAAATTCTGAGGAGTCCAGTGATGATGCTGATATGGAAAGTTTGGGTAGACTTTATAGTGGAGCAGCTGCCTCCTCTTCTGCCTACTCTATTTCTAAATCAGAATCTTGTAGTTTGTCTGTTGGTCCCCTGAAAAATTCCTCTGCTGTagattccttttacaagttgaGATGTGAGGTACTTATGATAGTGATATCTAGCTCCTTTAAATAATGATGAACAAGTTCATATACTAATATGTTTGTATATGAAAAAATGTAAGCTAATTTACTGTTGCAGGTCTTGGGTGCAAATATTGTGAAGAGTGGCTCAAAAACCTTTGCTGTTTACTCCATATCTGTTACAGATGTAAATCACAACAGTTGGTCAATTAAAAGAAGGTGCTAAGTTTCTGCTATGTCTTATATCTctgtttctaataaaaaatttcagtctactgtgttttcaaatatttcttgttttcctttttttattacattattttttaaggttTCGCCATTTTGAGGAGCTACATCGACGCCTGAAAGAGTTCGCCGAGTATAATCTTCATTTGCCACCAAAGCATTTTCTGTCAACTGGTTTAGATGTACCAGTCATTCAAGAGCGGTGTGAATTACTGGATAAATATTTGAAGGTCAACTTCAcagactttttttaaaatttttattaaactctCGCATTTCTCTGGTTCCTCCCTCCGACTACCCAATATGTGGCATTAGAACACACTTTTCTGTAAATTTTGTTTGGCTTGCCCTTTCTGTTGTGTTTACATTATTGCTTGAGACATAATTTTCTGTTACTTAATTGTTACTTTGGCTAATTGGTAGGCTtgcatttttaatgatttttaaacttccattcttaattaactttttgttttttctgtaGAGGAAAAAATTATCTGCTTTTGGTACTGTGATAGAACCACGATCACCAATACTCTGTTACCAGCAGGATAGATATTGGATATTAGTGTGCAGGATAGATGTTGGCTATGAGTGTACCCTTATTTTGAGATAATACTTCCTTTTGCATCTATCGTGTAGCATTGTTTTTCTGTCTATGCTAACAATTTTCAATGATTCAACCAATATTTTGTTGACGCATGGCTTATTGGCCCTCAGAAACTTATGCAATTACCAACAGTTTCGGAATCAATTGAAGTATGGGACTTTCTCAGTGTTGATTCTCAGGTTTGATTTCTTGTCCAACCATTTCTATCCTTCTGTgttgtcaatatttttttaaaattatctgaCTTATCTCATATTATCATATGTTATCCATGCAGACATACATATTCTCAAATTCTTTTTCTATCATGGAAACATTATCAGGTGAGTCATGGTTGATGAAGGATGTTGAACATTCATGGTTTTATCATCTCTCCCATCTTTTGACATGTCttggatttcttttttttcttttttgaaaactaTTCTAGTTGGCTTGAATTCAAAACCATTTGAGAAGACTAAAAACACTTCCAACTTGTCTGCACCTGCAAGCGATCCTGTTTCCTTTTGGAGAGAAAACTGTAGTGCTGAAAGTAAAGAGGCTGTTTTGGGAGCAAGAAATAATGTTGTGGCCAATGGAATGAGGTCAAAAGTAAACAGCACACCTCTTTCTCTACCAAAAAAGAGTACACACGAACCTAGAAAGTCATTTGACAATTCTAGCAGCAATACAAACATTCTAGCACGGAAGAGTGTACCTTCTCCCAAGACAGTGAAAGGAAGAAATAATTCAGATGAGGTTTCTGAAGTGCACCATGATACTTCCGATGCTTTTCCAACAGAGGTTATAAAGAATCATAGTTCTGGATCTTTATTCTTTTCAACAACAGATGAATGATGTAATTTTATCATTCAATGTTgttatttaacatataaatGTTGTATTTGGTTTTGGATATCATTCCTCTTAGATTATTATATGCTTGATCACATCTTGGTTctgattaatataaaattcttcAATGCAGTGGGTGCCACCAAATTTGAGTGTACCCATATTGGATCTGGTTGATGTTATCTTCCAGGTTCAAGATGGTGGATGGATTAggtaatttgaaaatttgtatTCTTTTCACCGTAAACGTACGTTCTTTTTACTTTGAGTTCCACTAGTAATCTTATTTATCTTCTTACGATGTATGTCTTGTGTGCAATACAGGCGGAAGGCTTTTTGGGTTGCTAAACAAATCTTACAACTAGGAATGGGTGATGCCTTTGATGACTGGTTGATAGAGAAAATTCAGCTTCTCCGTAAGGGATCAGTGGTTGCTTCAGGGGTCCAGCGAGTTGAGCAAGTAATATTCCGACTTCCCTCCCCCTGTTTTAAATTGTGATGTTCTGGAGACTGTCCtcatcatttaaatttatttcactcTGTTGAaatgctatattttttttttccttatagaACCATGATAAGCATATGATTGATATAATGTTACTGCAACTTTCTTTATAGATACTATGGCCTGATGGAATATTCATAACCAAGCATCCAAATCGACGACCACCGCCACCTACTAGTCCATCTCAGAATTCTCCTCATGGCAATCAACCTACACAAGTGTCTTCTCCAAGGTTGGATGATGAGCAGCAACAGGAGGCAGATCGGCGTGCAAAATTTGTATACGAGCTAATGATCGGTAATACCTGTTATACTGCTCTCATTTATATCCATAATTGTGTCTATTCAACGTCTTTTATctaattctattaaaaaaaattatcgtgCTTAGCTGACCATCTCTGTTCATGTAGATCATGCACCGCCAGCAATTGTAGGTCTTGTTGGTCGGAAGGAGTATGAGCAATGTGCAAGGGATCTATATTTTTTCCTTCAGGTAATTTCTGATTAAATGAATTGAAGTTTTCTGGAGAAGCTTCTTTTGTTCATctattaattttgttgttggtgGCTGTAAGTTGTAACATAACCCCATGATGTTAATGATGCTGAACATTGCATTCCATTTTATAATTCGCCTTGCTCACTTAGAGCACGATCATATATTTTAGGGCTGATCTTTCTGCTCTGCTTATCAACTCAGTCATATGAAAGCATTATCCCACCGTTCATGGGTAACTGAGTTTTTCTGTCAAATTCTCTTCCATATTATGTTGGCACCATTTTCATGAAAATGCTTTTCATATTGATAACCTTTCTAGTATAGTCAAgatattgaaatatttattagttaagAAATGATTCTATTCAGCTATGATTAGAATTTGTAACCATTAGAATGCAAAGGTGTTATTGGGATATGTAGCAATCTTGTCATGACAGGCGTGAATTGATGTCCCCAGATGTCCTTTTGGGGTTTATAATTCCTTTTGCACCTCGAGATCATTTGTCGAGCAATTCTTGCACATGCACATTGCTTACAGGCACAATCGATCAAAAGCTCAAGATATATTACAGTAATAAGTAATAACAAAGTCTGTGTTGaagttatttataatattatgttgAGTTTTCATTTGCATGCCTAGACTCTATGCTCAAGCAAGACTCACTTCCGTCATTCTCTCTGTCTCTCCATAATTTGGTCGTGTAAATACTTCCTATTGACTTCCTTGCAGTCATCCGTTATCTTGAAGCAGCTGGTTTTTGACATCTTGGAGCTGCTGCTGACATCGGCATTTCCCGAACTTGATAATGTGTTCAAGCAGCTGCATGAAGAAAAGCATAAATTTGGAGAGTTCAGAACAGAGTAAATATTACAATTTTCAGATGAGGCACGGAGAAACAATGGTACAGATGTTTCGTCTTCcgaaatacatttttttgtcttttgattGTTCCTGGTTGCCCTTTTGTCTCCGCAACCGTTAACCTGTTCTTTCTGCCTACTAGTGGGCTAAAGGCAATACAATTTTTCCATCTACCGAGTCAGGTTTTGTAATTAAGATTGGCGTTTTGAGGCAGACGTCATGTAAATTTTGAGatcaatgaaattattttaagattctTTATTGGCAAAAGTTTTGTCTAGCCATCAGGGTGGCTCGCTCTTGCAAGTGAATGGATTATATGTTCATTGACAATAAAAGCTGTGCATCtagaataaaatagaaaacaataaatttaagattaatttgtcattttaaaaaaataaaatgacatagtaagccttttttttaaacaaatttttgtcaagcaaaattttatttatttgacaaaGCTAAGTTTAGCACAAGATATGTCTAACTCAAGACTCCAAACACCATGAATTATACATTCAAACCGATCCGCAACATTCCCAAGCCCGTGACAACTGTAATATATCCTCCCGATAcagcttttttttccttctaaattaTCCATGATGAATAGAGTAAACTTTTGAAAAGGACTATTTAGTAAAATCAGTAAATGATTAACATTGCACATAATAcactattttatttgaataatatataatacattaTTTAAGCATCACATTCTACCctcttaatataaaataatgttttcttcatttaatgagcaacaatattagtaaaaaaatagtagttaaaattattcttactctaatacttaatattattttccttttggtTGAGAAACATCGAGTGTCTTGTACCAATATACTATTAACCAAACCAAGTTTCATTCAAACAAATTGCGTGTAACTAGTAAGTAaccaataaatatatatcaagTATAAAAATTTGCATAGAGCTAAAATTCATTGAATTCCAATAAGCACATAAGTTGTTCCTCTGCATTTAGGTTTTAAAGCTAAAATACATTTCTTCGTTGTTGATAAACTACGAGGAGACAAGCGTAAATACATTTCTTCGTGATATATTGGTTACTCTTAAAAGTTCATTTAGCCTGAaaactcaattttataaaagaaaatactggTTGCTTTTGCAAACTTTAATCTAAACATGCACACATTGATTGGGTTTACAAGCAACCTAAAATGCTTTAGCCAGCTTGTAATTCCAAAACAAGTTTCTACATCCAATGGCCAATCACAAGTAGTAGCATATTTTACAGTAAATTTTCCAAGACAACTAAAATAGAGAATAGAACACATATAACACAATGGTAAACTAACGCTCATCCTGAAGAATTTCAAACACAAGTCACTGAAGAACTTTGCAAGTACTAACTACACCAAGTACAAGAATTTTCATACATGATCAGAACACTCATAAATCCCCAATAAATACAATAAAGTGAGACCCTGATACGCAAATATGATTACACACCCTATTACTTGAGATTAGCAGCGTTATGTTTCTACCGAGGTACAGTATTACAGTTAATTAATACCTACGTTTAGAAAGAACATAATCTAAAGCCAAGGCATGAAAACTCAACAATTCTTGACAATAACTAACACCCAATAaaccataataaaaaaaactaataccaAATAAGTCTTACCCTAAATTTATCTAATTGAACCACAGTACCAAATGGCATGCCCAGAATGATAAGCCAGAATATGGATGTCAAAAACCCTcgttgaaaaaacaaaaattcctTGCAATCCTCACGTCGAAATACAAAGCCACTacatattaaatgaaattaaaacgACAGAAAGAAACGTGTTCCAAAGAGCTCGGCATCAACATAGAAACATTAAATCCTATATAATTCACTGACCCAGCAAAAATTGCTATTATTCAAAGCTTAGGTAGAGGCAGCAGCTCCTCTCTTCCTGGGTGCAGCTTCGGTACCTGATTCAAAGGCGTCACGTTAACAAAACCTCAAACCCAAACCCTTAACACAATACAAAAAACATTTGCatagttatttacaaattaccACATACCGTCTCTGAAGCCACTCTTAAATCTACGGGGCACGTTACGCAAGTACCTCATCCTTCCAGTTCCGGTGGTCTTTCTCCTAATGGCCTTCACGCTCCAGTTATCTGGAACCATCAAACAATTCAAAGACCGAATTTTTACACAATCCCATTTACTTTAGTAAGTAAAAAACTCACATTTCCTGGTGCGCGCAGCGGGGAAAGCGCACGCGGCGCAACGACTCTTCTGGAGGTGGAAACTGCGGCGGCCACACCTCACACAGAGGGTGTGGGTCTTGTTCCTTCTCTTACCGAAACTCCCCGTTCCCTTACCCTGCAAACATTCACAATACAAACTCCAtcagcatcatcatcatcacaaaATCGAACTAATCTCAAATCCGTTTAGAGTAAGAGAAGGAAACAGTACCATCGTAGCT
This region of Glycine max cultivar Williams 82 chromosome 7, Glycine_max_v4.0, whole genome shotgun sequence genomic DNA includes:
- the LOC100778731 gene encoding uncharacterized protein, whose product is MNMPPKPNQVAVRDLVEEAKKRIVILVVCVVGLSYLMSLTSSSVWVNLPAAASLIIILRYLSLDFEMKRKAAAYNNKAGSTNVQSSKKPVENPKVIAKFEWRTKVNSPVVEDAIDNFTRHLISEWVTDLWYSRLTPDKEGPEELVHIINGVLGEISGRMRNINLIDFLIRDLINLICSHLELFRAAHSKIEKRHTGSLTIESRDMELKNVLAAENKLHPALFSAEAEHKVLQHLMTGLMHVTFKSEDLQCSFFRYTVRELLACAVIRPVLNLANPRFINERIESVVVNKTKVNKGVAAAQEASHTKADEIQISSDDFFKSSDPSVTGVELVQLRNGQSKNAESSAENNGRDNITKDPLLSIDARPSRTWNSMPANSLTNDNLGLQRHRSGGEWGDILDVISHRKTQALAPEHFENMWTKGKNYKKKDGENQSNEHVSQHSQVGKLSMVDHMKEISGPNERDTNSKLMLPPKGRHINSGHNSQFSVENTSIHADKNGSTSVTSYKDDKSVTSYKDDEHSHIYGQMSDSASSTSYSSEDNESSTVTGLDSPVTKVWDGKSNRNQAVSYVHHPLENFDNHSAKKRNKSHSRYPRLSRAQSGSKRSWPGGQKIQTWQEVERTSFLSGDGQDILNSSKSHINSEESSDDADMESLGRLYSGAAASSSAYSISKSESCSLSVGPLKNSSAVDSFYKLRCEVLGANIVKSGSKTFAVYSISVTDVNHNSWSIKRRFRHFEELHRRLKEFAEYNLHLPPKHFLSTGLDVPVIQERCELLDKYLKKLMQLPTVSESIEVWDFLSVDSQTYIFSNSFSIMETLSVGLNSKPFEKTKNTSNLSAPASDPVSFWRENCSAESKEAVLGARNNVVANGMRSKVNSTPLSLPKKSTHEPRKSFDNSSSNTNILARKSVPSPKTVKGRNNSDEVSEVHHDTSDAFPTEWVPPNLSVPILDLVDVIFQVQDGGWIRRKAFWVAKQILQLGMGDAFDDWLIEKIQLLRKGSVVASGVQRVEQILWPDGIFITKHPNRRPPPPTSPSQNSPHGNQPTQVSSPRLDDEQQQEADRRAKFVYELMIDHAPPAIVGLVGRKEYEQCARDLYFFLQSSVILKQLVFDILELLLTSAFPELDNVFKQLHEEKHKFGEFRTE
- the RPL37 gene encoding ribosomal protein L37 isoform X1, which codes for MGKGTGSFGKRRNKTHTLCVRCGRRSFHLQKSRCAACAFPAARTRKYNWSVKAIRRKTTGTGRMRYLRNVPRRFKSGFRDGTEAAPRKRGAAAST